Proteins encoded in a region of the Triplophysa dalaica isolate WHDGS20190420 chromosome 10, ASM1584641v1, whole genome shotgun sequence genome:
- the tm6sf2b gene encoding transmembrane 6 superfamily member 2b: MVQEICVFLFSLTALGVLYIMNNVPAFQEPVVILEVGVAVLVAVFILVYAATRCNPPKDPLFYVFAEFSFTCIIDLTSALEYDGFISGFMEFYQKTGEPYLGTPYAIMMCYWDGTVHFIIYLMLVQRMSNRKQYRTLGLFWSGSLCANMIVFVPGIVAGKYGSEIRPAFWLNMPFLLVPIWGAMSLFSRPRDFPLMGTYKAEREQKKAVIWRPVDLFFVIFLVAAMGFSLFRGLAVLDCPLEILDRYVIEYEPYLKDPVGFPKVMMLLMLFHALPMLGCFAYGLCTPGCTWMMDWTVFFAGAVLQCQWCHIGASLHPRTAETYRFPATALPPVLLLNLLYALGPVLLALRCQRQPEYFLPLAPMGQTNNEKKLR, encoded by the exons GCCAGTGGTAATTCTTGAAGTTGGGGTGGCTGTTCTTGTGGCGGTGTTCATTTTGGTATACGCTGCTACCCGCTGTAATCCTCCCAAAGATCCTTTGTTTTATG TTTTTGCAGAATTTTCCTTCACTTGTATCATTGACCTCACAAGCGCTTTGGAATATGACGGCTTCATCTCTGGGTTTATGGAGTTCTATCAGAAAACA GGTGAGCCGTATCTCGGTACACCGTATGCCATCATGATGTGTTACTGGGATGGTACCGTGCACTTTATCATTTACCTGATGCTGGTGCAACGCATGTCAAACAG GAAACAGTACCGCACATTGGGACTCTTTTGGTCTGGATCGCTGTGTGCCAACATGATTGTGTTTGTTCCAGGAATAGTCGCCG GTAAATACGGCTCAGAGATTCGTCCTGCCTTCTGGCTAAACATGCCCTTCTTACTGGTTCCCATATGGGGAGCGATGTCCCTGTTCTCCAGGCCGAGGGACTTCCCTCTTATGGGCACATACAAG GCCGAACGTGAACAGAAAAAGGCTGTGATCTGGCGCCCGGTGGACCTGTTCTTCGTGATTTTCCTAGTGGCTGCGATGGGCTTTAGTCTCTTTAGAGGACTG GCAGTTCTTGATTGCCCGCTGGAAATCCTCGACAGATATGTGATCGAGTATGAACCGTATCTGAAGGATCCTGTGGGCTTCCCCAAAGTGATG ATGTTGTTGATGCTATTCCATGCGCttccaatgctgggttgttttgcGTATGGGTTGTGCACACCTGGATGTACCTGGATGATGGACTGGACAGTGTTTTTTGCAGGTGCCGTTTTACAG TGCCAGTGGTGTCATATCGGAGCATCTCTGCACCCACGTACTGCGGAAACGTACAGATTTCCTGCCACGGCCCTGCCGCCCGTCCTCCTCCTAAACCTGCTGTATGCTTTGGGTCCCGTGCTGCTCGCTCTGCGCTGCCAACGACAGCCGGAGTATTTCCTTCCCCTTGCACCCATGGGTCAAACTAACAATGAGAAGAAATTAAGATAA
- the hapln4 gene encoding hyaluronan and proteoglycan link protein 4, translating into MLLRLTTVTCTLLFLSPPAAAYPADSEKGRRKVVHVMEDDTGAVIVQTAPGKVVTHRGGTITLPCRFHHEPEDVDPRRIRIKWTKVSDAFQFEDVFVALGRQQKVFGSYRGRVSLEQAGPGDASVIIHNITLQDYGRYECEVTNDMEDDTGFVNLDLEGVVFPYYPPSGRYKLNYLQAEEACREQDAILASHTQLHKAWLEGLDWCNAGWLEDGSVQYPISHPRDQCGRKDSPPGVRNYGYRHKDDECYDAFCFTSNLNGRVYFLKRFKKVNYLEAVKACQRDDAVIAKVGQLYAAWKLQLLDRCEAGWVEDGSIRYPIVNPRTRCGGPEPGVRNLGFPDKKFRLYGVYCFSRNPEHTDVKPTRAPQETSYNLTNNTRSI; encoded by the exons ATG CTCTTGCGTCTGACAACCGTCACCTGCACATTGTTGTTCCTTTCGCCCCCTGCGGCCGCCTACCCAGCCGACTCTGAAAAGGGCAGAAGGAAAGTGGTTCATGTAATGG AGGATGACACAGGTGCAGTGATAGTCCAGACCGCTCCGGGCAAGGTAGTCACTCATCGCGGGGGCACCATCACCCTTCCTTGCCGCTTCCACCACGAACCGGAAGACGTGGACCCTCGCCGCATTCGCATCAAGTGGACGAAGGTTTCCGACGCGTTCCAGTTTGAAGATGTGTTCGTAGCACTCGGCCGCCAACAGAAGGTGTTCGGGTCCTACCGTGGGCGAGTGTCTCTGGAGCAGGCTGGACCGGGAGACGCCTCGGTTATAATTCACAACATCACCCTGCAAGACTACGGCCGCTATGAGTGTGAGGTCACCAATGACATGGAGGACGACACGGGATTCGTCAATCTAGACCTCGAAG GTGTGGTGTTCCCCTACTACCCTCCATCCGGACGCTACAAGCTAAACTACCTCCAGGCAGAAGAAGCGTGCAGAGAGCAGGATGCTATTCTGGCGTCCCACACACAACTTCACAAGGCCTGGCTCGAGGGGCTAGACTGGTGCAATGCCGGCTGGTTAGAGGACGGCTCGGTTCAGTACCCCATCTCCCATCCTCGAGACCAGTGCGGACGGAAGGACAGCCCTCCGGGAGTCCGGAACTACGGCTACAGGCACAAAGACGACGAGTGCTATGATGCTTTTTGCTTCACATCGAACCTCAACG gccGTGTTTACTTCCTCAAAAGGTTTAAGAAAGTAAACTACCTGGAAGCGGTTAAAGCTTGTCAGCGTGATGATGCAGTCATAGCCAAAGTGGGACAACTATATGCTGCTTGGAAGCTCCAGCTCCTGGACCGTTGTGAAGCGGGGTGGGTGGAGGACGGGAGCATCCGGTACCCCATCGTCAACCCACGAACCCGCTGTGGAGGGCCAGAACCAGGTGTCCGAAACCTCGGCTTTCCTGACAAGAAGTTCCGTCTTTACGGTGTATACTGCTTTAGTAGAAACCCTGAACATACTGACGTCAAGCCGACACGGGCTCCTCAAGAAACATCATACAATCTGACTAACAACACAAGGAGTATCTAA